The following are from one region of the Rutidosis leptorrhynchoides isolate AG116_Rl617_1_P2 unplaced genomic scaffold, CSIRO_AGI_Rlap_v1 contig43, whole genome shotgun sequence genome:
- the LOC139883643 gene encoding large ribosomal subunit protein eL38z/eL38y-like, whose amino-acid sequence MAVCLHSPEFAVEEEAALKNVESGITVPKQIHEIKDFLLTARRADARSVKIKRSKDVVKFKVRCSKYLYTLCVFDTEKADKLKQSLPPGLSVQDL is encoded by the exons ATGGCGGTGTGCTTACATTCACCAGAATTTGCAGTAGAAGAAGAAGCAGCTCTCAAAAATG TGGAAAGTGGGATCActgtg CCTAAGCAAATCCACGAGATAAAGGATTTCCTTCTAACTGCTAGAAGGGCAGATGCACGCTCTGTGAAAATCAAGAGGAGCAAAGATGTGGTTAAGTTCAAGGTCCGTTGCTCCAAATATCTTTACACACTCTGTGTGTTTGATACCGAGAAGGCCGACAAGTTGAAGCAGTCTCTTCCTCCAG GTTTGAGTGTGCAAGATCTTTGA